In a genomic window of Taeniopygia guttata chromosome 11, bTaeGut7.mat, whole genome shotgun sequence:
- the LOC100221838 gene encoding chymotrypsinogen 2, whose amino-acid sequence MALLWVLSCLALVGFARAALPENCGVPAIPPVVRGYNRIVNGEAAVPGSWPWQVSLQRNDGFHFCGGSLISENWVVTAAHCGVRKTDSVVVGAYDQDAPGPDQQELKIEKVFKNPRFNMLTIHDDITLIKLATPAQLSDRVSPVCLPAATDEFPGGMTCVTTGWGLTDSSASDTPAVLQQAAVPLLTNAQCKEFWGFRIRDVMVCAGADGASSCMGDSGGPLVCQRDGAWNLVGIVSWGSNTCDTKTPGVYARVTKLRGWIDSILEANGGL is encoded by the exons ATGGCTCTGCTGTGGGTGTTGAGCTGCCTGGCACTGGTGGGCTTTGCCCGTGCCGCCCTCCCTGAGA ACTGCGGCGTGCCCGCCATCCCGCCCGTCGTCCGTGGCTACAACCGCATCGTCAACGGGGAGGCGGCGGTGCCAGGGTCCTGGCCATGGCAGGTGTCCCTCCAG CGCAACGACGGCTTCCACTTCTGCGGCGGGTCCCTGATCAGCGAGAACTGGGTGGTCACCGCTGCCCACTGCGGCGTCAG GAAAACCGACAGCGTAGTGGTGGGCGCCTACGACCAGGACGCACCCGGGCCTGATCAGCAGGAACTGAAAATCGAGAAG GTCTTCAAGAACCCCAGGTTCAACATGCTGACCATCCACGACGACATCACCCTGATCAAACTGGCCACTCCAGCGCAGCTGTCGGATCGCGTGTCCCCCGTCTGCCTGCCCGCGGCCACTGACGAATTCCCAGGGGGAATGACCTGCGTCACCACTGGCTGGGGGCTCACTGACTCCAGTG CCTCGGACACGCCGGCGGTGCTGCAGCAGGCGGCTGTGCCCCTGCTCACCAACGCCCAGTGCAAGGAGTTCTGGGGCTTCCGCATCCGCGACGTGATGGTCTGTGCCGGCGCCGACGGAGCCTCGTCCTGCATG GGCGACTCCGGGGGCCCGCTGGTGTGCCAGAGGGACGGCGCCTGGAACCTGGTGGGCATCGTCTCCTGGGGCAGCAACACCTGCGACACCAAGACGCCCGGCGTGTACGCCCGCGTCACCAAGCTCCGCGGCTGGATCGACTCCATCCTCGAGGCCAACGGAGGCCTGTAA
- the LOC115496876 gene encoding probable D-lactate dehydrogenase, mitochondrial, with product MSRSCAVPAFPFLSRCNMALRRVLALAAALGRRSCCSKPPLPPDFVQALRAVVGAPNVSTATAVREQHGHDESMHPCAPPDAVVWPQAVGQVQELAALCHRRRVPMVPFGTGTGLEGGVNAVQGGVCFDLSRTDAIAELSLEDFSVTVEPGVTRKTLNKHLRGTGLWFPVGTVGVGGVMGLGVT from the exons ATGTCCCGGTCCTGTGCAGTTCCCGCGTTCCCGTTCTTGTCCCGTTGCAACATGGCCCTGCGGAGGGTGCTGGCGCTGGCGGCAGCCCTGGGGCgccgcagctgctgctccaag cccccgctgcCCCCCGACTTCGTGCAGGCCCTGAGGGCCGTGGTCGGGGCCCCCAATGTCTCCACGGCCACCGCGGTGCGGGAGCAGCACGGCCACGATGAGTCCATGCACCC CTGTGCGCCCCCGGACGCCGTGGTGTGGCCCCAGGCGGTGGGgcaggtgcaggagctggcagccctGTGTCACCGCCGCCGGGTGCCCATGGTGCCCTTTGGCACTGGCACCGGCCTGGAAGGAGGCGTCAATGCCGTGCAG ggcgGTGTCTGCTTTGACCTGAGCCGCACGGACGCCATCGCAGAGCTGAGCCTCGAGGACTTCTCGGTGACCGTGGAGCCCGGTGTCACCCGCAAGACCCTCAATAAGCACCTGCGAGGCACCGGGCTCTGGTTCCCTGTCGGTACCGTGGGCGTGGGGGGAGtcatggggctgggggtgacaTAA